One part of the Mya arenaria isolate MELC-2E11 chromosome 3, ASM2691426v1 genome encodes these proteins:
- the LOC128227198 gene encoding putative adhesion G protein-coupled receptor E4P, whose product MACPDGYIGEITRHCLMDGSWLYPMYNCIQKSIAEISQALQHPTEKDIQINLQKLSSLTSVTHSSGRPAFGGELNQVTNILDTIASIGENMSVTTEQTESFLSVTSNLLDQQNAKSWQAMGNDTEQPQERQGAMRVLNVVDKYVALISEGIGDLGNTSKTFAASNLVVHVAGIHNTTNDGISFPGNGTSLGISSALHLPDKSLNDSKKYSAVFYRNLSGIVSASSNEHRSLQKSINTEIVSVNMDNWESNPSFEILLTFTHFEKSLSFPACSFWNESESVWDASGCKVVHTNQSHTVCSCSHLTNFAILMSPFIQDNVNTKALDIISIVGCSISILGLLLTVALHIYFHRHMKTDQTRIVILMNLSTALIFSYALFLGGVDRTENRIVCTTIAALLHYIYLVVFCLMLAEGVDIFMSVRFVFTTKSKFKWIILVAWVFPAMVVGIALGASRTYGYGTENFCWLSVESGVIWAFVGPALAIITVNAVILVVVIRTMFGSHAISQKRISDKSKMAVRCLLILLPLTGITWVLGIFYVNKSMAWVQYVFAVCNSLQGLVIFIFHCALNTQIRDAVLQSRKRSETVMSTKSRSTSVTFRRMSGMNSTSMTVTESSIS is encoded by the exons ATGGCTTGTCCTGACG GATATATAGGAGAAATAACCCGGCATTGCTTGATGGATGGATCGTGGCTGTACCCAATGTACAACTGCATTCAAAAGTCGATAGCAGAAATATCGCAAGCg ctGCAACATCCAAcagaaaaagacattcaaatcaATCTTCAAAAGTTGTCAAGTCTAACCTCAGTCACGCATTCAAGTGGACGCCCGGCTTTCGGTGGTGAGCTGAATCAAGTGACCAACATTTTGGATACCATTGCGAGCATTGGGGAAAACATGTCAGTTACAACAGAACAGACAGAG TCGTTCCTGTCCGTTACAAGCAACTTGCTTGATCAGCAAAATGCAAAATCCTGGCAAGCGATGGGGAATGATACAGAGCAG CCACAGGAACGTCAAGGTGCAATGCGTGTTTTGAATGTCGTTGACAAATATGTCGCCTTAATTTCTGAGGGTATAGGGGACCTTGGCAACACATCGAAGACATTTGCTGCTTCAAATCTAG TTGTGCATGTAGCAGGAATACACAACACAACAAATGATGGCATATCGTTTCCTGGGAATGGAACTAGTTTAGGAATTTCAAGCGCACTACATCTTCCAGACAAATCTTTAAATG ATTCAAAGAAGTACTCGGCTGTGTTTTACAGAAATTTGTCTGGCATCGTCTCTGCTTCGTCAAACGAACACAG ATCTTTGCAAAAAAGCATCAACACCGAGATTGTTTCTGTAAATATGGACAACTGGGAATCTAATCCTTCGTTTGAAATACTCCTTACGTTCACGCATTTTGAG AAAAGCCTGTCTTTTCCAGCCTGTTCGTTTTGGAACGAATCAGa GTCGGTTTGGGACGCCAGTGGCTGCAAGGTTGTCCACACAAATCAATCTCATACAGTTTGCAGTTGTAGTCATCTTACCAACTTTGCCATTCTTATGAGTCCGTTTATTCAG GATAACGTGAACACCAAAGCACTGGACATCATTTCCATTGTCGGTTGCAGTATTTCGATACTGGGTCTGTTGCTAACAGTGGCGTTACACATATACTTTCATAG ACACATGAAAACCGACCAAACAAGAATTGTTATCCTGATGAATTTATCGACAGCTCTTATTTTTTCTTATGCGTTGTTTCTGGGTGGAGTAGACAGAACAGAAAACAGG ATTGTTTGCACTACAATAGCTGCCCTTCTACACTACATCTACCTCGTGGTCTTCTGCCTCATGCTCGCGGAGGGAGTTGACATATTCATGTCTGTCCGTTTTGTCTTCACCACAAAGTCGAAGTTTAAGTGGATCATTCTGGTGGCTTGGG TTTTTCCAGCAATGGTAGTAGGAATTGCTTTAGGAGCCAGTAGAACTTATGGTTACGGAACTGAAAATTT TTGCTGGTTGTCAGTTGAGAGTGGAGTTATCTGGGCTTTTGTTGGACCAGCTCTTGCAATAATAacg GTAAATGCCGTGATCCTGGTCGTAGTTATAAGGACGATGTTTGGATCTCATGCAATATCACAAAAAAGGATATCAGACAAATCTAA AATGGCAGTAAGATGCCTTCTGATATTGCTGCCGTTAACTGGAATAACATGGGTGCTAGGAATATTTTACGTCAACAAAAGCATGGCGTGGGTGCAGTATGTATTTGCTGTCTGCAATTCTTTGCAG GGGCTGGTTATTTTCATCTTTCACTGTGCCTTAAATACACAG attcGTGATGCCGTATTGCAAAGCAGAAAACGCAGTGAAACTGTTATGTCAACCAAAAGTAGAAGCACCAGTGTAACATTTCGA CGCATGTCTGGAATGAACTCGACATCAATGACAGTCACTGAAAGCTCGATATCTTAG